A genomic region of Alicyclobacillus sp. SO9 contains the following coding sequences:
- a CDS encoding potassium channel family protein, protein MIIFHIRRLYFKIAKLNNWILLLSTLCLVAFSSVFVHAIEPKEFPTVFDGLWWTLTTMSTVGYGDYAPKTTEGRIYAMFLFVVGIGLLGVIIGKFLDLFSVMRNRRERGLLDYKGTNHIIIIGWSQKAYFAIREILSRNSKHKIVLVDEIESNPCSENGVVYVQGPPALDETLLRANITQAKAVLIFSDDKIQRSTLADGKTLLIATTVERLNSSAHSTAEILDESHLKNFTAVHVDSYILSQQSISKMAVEKIGL, encoded by the coding sequence ATGATTATATTTCACATAAGACGGCTCTACTTTAAAATTGCAAAGTTAAACAATTGGATTCTACTGCTGTCCACTCTTTGCTTAGTTGCATTCAGTTCCGTTTTCGTCCACGCGATTGAGCCAAAGGAATTTCCTACAGTGTTCGATGGACTGTGGTGGACATTAACGACCATGAGTACAGTAGGCTACGGCGATTATGCTCCCAAGACAACCGAGGGCCGCATTTATGCAATGTTCTTGTTTGTAGTAGGCATTGGCCTGCTTGGAGTAATCATTGGGAAGTTTCTGGACTTGTTTTCTGTGATGAGAAACCGGCGGGAGCGTGGTCTTTTGGATTACAAAGGTACCAATCACATCATTATTATTGGATGGTCTCAGAAGGCCTACTTTGCCATTCGGGAGATTTTAAGTAGAAACAGCAAACATAAAATTGTACTGGTCGATGAAATTGAATCGAACCCTTGCTCCGAGAACGGAGTTGTATATGTCCAAGGACCGCCAGCCCTCGACGAGACCCTGCTGCGGGCAAACATAACACAAGCAAAGGCCGTGCTCATATTTTCTGACGATAAGATTCAGCGATCGACACTTGCAGATGGTAAAACACTGCTGATTGCCACCACGGTGGAGCGGCTGAACTCTAGTGCACATTCTACTGCCGAAATTCTGGACGAGTCTCATCTCAAGAATTTTACCGCAGTACATGTTGACTCCTACATTTTGTCCCAGCAATCGATTTCCAAGATGGCAGTAGAGAAAATTGGGCTGTAG
- a CDS encoding polyamine aminopropyltransferase, which translates to MDKTTGRTIRNVSIASAAVSICGIVFQVLFGAVGSYAFGDSVATYAWTIGLFLSGMGLGSLASEKIIKNLASRFVQVEFGVALTGGTSSFFMFMILAYFGVPTAEFYLRLVTFGVGALTGLELPILIRKAQEMGQTVNKSTSRILFADYAGSLAGAIAFVLILRPWLGMVKTAFLIGTVNALIAIWVTYLFRDELKLRRWVYQGTGIAIVVLLVAGFLVGDKYTAGFEQKMYADPIVASIQTKYQKIVLTKRANDVRLYLNGNIQFSSSDQYRYHEALVDPIMSLTPSHKSILVVGGGDGIAVNRLLKYKGVRHITLVDLDPKMTHFAMTNPYMTKINHKSLLNPKVTVIHEDAFKYLGTHHSHLYDDIIIDLPDPNNESLNKLYTRTFYTFVRNHLEPNGYMVCQSTSPLFARKAFWTIVDTVHSVGLHARGYHVDVPSFGDWGFTIASRQPIDISKMHLEIPTKFLTQALLPKMFVFGKDENSHMLVNGKPVRWVPNTLNHPILLRYYNDAWKYYH; encoded by the coding sequence ATGGATAAAACGACAGGCAGGACAATTCGCAATGTAAGTATTGCCAGTGCGGCCGTCAGCATTTGCGGCATTGTCTTTCAAGTTTTGTTTGGCGCTGTTGGATCGTACGCTTTCGGAGACAGTGTAGCTACATACGCATGGACCATTGGTCTGTTCCTGAGTGGCATGGGGTTAGGGTCACTTGCCAGTGAAAAAATTATCAAGAATTTGGCTTCACGGTTTGTTCAGGTTGAGTTTGGAGTCGCTTTGACCGGAGGTACTTCGTCGTTTTTTATGTTTATGATTCTCGCATACTTTGGCGTTCCCACTGCCGAGTTTTACTTGAGATTGGTAACCTTTGGGGTCGGTGCTTTAACTGGTCTAGAACTTCCTATCCTAATACGAAAGGCACAAGAGATGGGTCAAACTGTGAACAAGAGCACGTCGCGCATCCTGTTTGCAGATTACGCCGGCAGTTTGGCAGGAGCCATCGCATTTGTTCTTATTTTACGTCCGTGGCTGGGTATGGTGAAGACTGCGTTCCTGATAGGAACAGTAAATGCACTGATTGCCATTTGGGTGACATACCTATTTCGTGATGAATTAAAGCTTCGCCGGTGGGTGTACCAGGGAACCGGCATTGCCATCGTTGTGCTTTTAGTCGCAGGGTTTCTCGTCGGAGATAAGTATACTGCAGGTTTTGAGCAGAAAATGTATGCCGATCCGATTGTGGCAAGTATTCAGACCAAATATCAGAAAATTGTTTTGACCAAGAGAGCCAACGATGTTCGCCTGTACTTAAACGGGAATATACAATTTTCTTCAAGTGATCAGTACCGTTATCACGAAGCATTGGTCGATCCCATAATGAGTCTGACTCCAAGCCATAAAAGCATTTTGGTAGTCGGAGGTGGAGACGGTATCGCCGTGAATCGTCTGTTAAAGTATAAAGGCGTCAGACATATCACTTTAGTTGACTTGGATCCCAAAATGACCCACTTTGCGATGACGAATCCGTATATGACAAAAATTAATCACAAGTCGCTGCTGAATCCGAAAGTTACGGTGATCCACGAGGATGCATTCAAGTATCTAGGAACTCACCATAGCCATTTATACGACGATATTATTATTGATCTTCCGGACCCGAACAACGAGTCCCTCAATAAGCTTTATACTCGTACTTTTTATACGTTTGTCCGCAATCATTTGGAGCCAAACGGGTACATGGTCTGTCAATCCACCAGCCCATTGTTTGCAAGGAAGGCGTTTTGGACAATTGTCGATACCGTGCACAGCGTGGGTTTACATGCTCGGGGGTACCACGTAGATGTCCCAAGTTTTGGCGATTGGGGATTTACAATTGCGTCCCGACAACCGATTGACATTTCGAAGATGCACCTGGAGATCCCCACGAAGTTCCTAACTCAGGCCTTGTTGCCGAAAATGTTTGTATTTGGAAAAGATGAAAACAGTCATATGTTGGTAAATGGAAAACCAGTGCGCTGGGTACCAAACACATTGAATCACCCGATTTTGCTCAGGTACTACAATGATGCATGGAAGTATTATCACTAA
- a CDS encoding acyltransferase, translating to MEKKKHLYEIDLMRGFIMLCVLSVHTIARYIEMEPASMEKSLFTMGAVISSLHFTRESFMFITGLVLFVTYYHSDFRPLRFWRKRFSLIVVPYLVWNIVYILFEGAYRTHFDWSVGALLHEWTHALMFGNQFYLYYVLVTIQFYVVFPFLLYALRRLKRWHSHIFIGSFVLQLFLMYLTKFVLPHINLSNLPVPVSYMTIDRTTFILTYQFWFMAGGIVACHYRTIVEFFEQRSRLVWMTFGIGIALFYAHFVLDWVVFKEGGLAESVLQPVMVPYSLLITLVIWFTGLRWAARRTRISWRPFSKFVQTASDTSFGIFLIQPFPLWLMETTVKHMKVPPWIHFSLIPVSVLFVYFSSMFAAFWIGKVPILGYSVGRKVNLRKRIEQSVSATAS from the coding sequence ATGGAGAAAAAGAAGCACCTGTATGAAATAGACTTGATGCGGGGTTTCATTATGCTCTGTGTTCTCTCCGTACACACTATAGCGCGCTACATTGAGATGGAGCCTGCATCGATGGAAAAGTCTCTATTCACAATGGGCGCGGTCATCAGTTCCCTGCATTTTACACGAGAGTCTTTCATGTTTATTACGGGCTTGGTCCTTTTTGTCACTTACTATCACAGTGATTTTCGTCCACTAAGGTTCTGGCGAAAACGATTTAGTCTGATTGTTGTACCGTACCTTGTCTGGAACATTGTCTACATTTTATTTGAAGGGGCGTATCGTACACACTTTGACTGGTCTGTGGGTGCACTGCTCCATGAGTGGACTCACGCTTTGATGTTTGGAAATCAGTTTTATCTCTATTATGTGCTCGTTACGATTCAGTTCTATGTTGTCTTTCCATTTTTGCTGTATGCGCTCCGGAGGCTAAAGCGCTGGCATTCACATATTTTCATCGGTTCCTTTGTGCTCCAACTGTTCTTGATGTATCTCACAAAGTTTGTTTTGCCGCACATAAATCTTTCAAACCTTCCTGTTCCGGTGTCGTATATGACGATTGACCGCACAACATTTATCCTAACCTATCAATTTTGGTTCATGGCAGGGGGAATTGTCGCATGCCACTATCGTACAATCGTGGAGTTTTTCGAGCAGCGAAGTCGCCTTGTGTGGATGACCTTTGGGATTGGTATCGCACTGTTTTACGCTCACTTTGTGTTGGATTGGGTCGTATTCAAGGAAGGCGGTCTTGCCGAGTCGGTGTTGCAACCGGTAATGGTTCCATACAGCCTATTGATCACGTTGGTCATCTGGTTCACAGGACTCAGATGGGCCGCGCGACGAACTCGAATATCATGGCGGCCATTTAGCAAGTTTGTGCAGACTGCATCCGATACCTCGTTCGGAATTTTTCTGATTCAGCCCTTTCCGTTGTGGTTGATGGAGACGACTGTTAAACACATGAAAGTTCCTCCTTGGATTCATTTTAGTTTAATTCCCGTATCGGTCTTGTTTGTCTATTTCTCGTCAATGTTCGCAGCCTTTTGGATTGGTAAAGTGCCAATCCTGGGGTATTCCGTAGGGCGAAAGGTCAACTTGAGAAAGCGGATTGAACAATCTGTCTCTGCAACGGCATCTTGA
- a CDS encoding MFS transporter → MFQSGSGSSVSSSFKPLNVSGRMERLPVTRITWHIVFLAGFAWFIESLDIGVLGVALNPIKEVMHLTPSNVGLLTAASTFGIVLGLIPAGFLSDKYGRKRLLVFGIVEYSLLTLACAFSPNYQVLLLLRFLSGLGMGAVFPLPYAIVSEFVNSRQRTLFNGMMDAFLSVGYFIAPLLGMMILPHFNFSIGWRIFFVVSAAPLFYAFVIQRWLPESPRWLAKKGRTEQAERTLSQIERSIERLTQRQLPDPELERQTSAGTVPKVSVRTPWTRPFITRTISRSIAATGTFFMFYIVMTYMPTIFRSHGFSFAHSLIFTAIVTGAAIPGKILNGYFAERLGRKVVYVLFMGIAGIASLFFGLASTPSSMVLYACIMSFFGTGAFPALKMSYAEQYPTHVRTTGAATVETIGRLLGGVIGSYAMPIILSNGGLSDGTAVIAAVAFVALVFEVGFSKESKGATLEQLEVAMLQSK, encoded by the coding sequence ATGTTTCAGTCAGGAAGCGGTTCCTCAGTTAGCAGCTCCTTCAAGCCATTGAACGTGTCCGGTCGCATGGAACGATTACCTGTAACTCGTATCACTTGGCACATTGTGTTTTTGGCAGGTTTCGCCTGGTTTATTGAGTCGCTTGATATTGGCGTGCTTGGAGTTGCACTCAATCCTATTAAAGAAGTCATGCACTTGACGCCAAGCAACGTAGGACTCCTCACTGCGGCGTCCACTTTTGGGATTGTCTTGGGACTAATTCCTGCTGGATTCCTCTCGGATAAATATGGACGCAAGAGACTGCTGGTTTTTGGAATTGTCGAATACAGCTTGTTGACGCTTGCTTGTGCTTTCAGCCCGAATTATCAAGTCCTTTTACTTCTCAGATTTCTGTCCGGACTTGGCATGGGCGCTGTATTTCCGCTTCCATATGCTATTGTGAGTGAATTTGTCAACAGCCGACAGCGGACACTGTTCAACGGGATGATGGACGCCTTTCTGTCCGTTGGCTATTTTATAGCGCCGCTGCTCGGTATGATGATACTCCCACATTTTAATTTCTCTATCGGTTGGAGAATTTTCTTTGTAGTGTCAGCTGCACCGTTGTTCTATGCCTTTGTTATTCAGCGATGGCTGCCGGAATCTCCCAGGTGGCTTGCCAAGAAGGGACGCACGGAGCAAGCGGAAAGAACACTCTCGCAAATTGAACGTTCTATCGAGCGATTGACGCAACGACAGCTGCCTGACCCGGAGTTAGAGCGCCAGACCTCTGCAGGGACGGTTCCAAAGGTCAGCGTTCGGACACCATGGACCCGACCCTTCATTACCCGAACCATCTCTCGGTCCATTGCTGCAACAGGTACCTTTTTTATGTTCTATATCGTCATGACGTACATGCCCACCATTTTCAGATCCCACGGGTTTTCTTTCGCTCACTCACTTATCTTTACGGCAATTGTAACGGGGGCTGCCATTCCAGGAAAAATCCTGAATGGCTATTTTGCTGAACGTCTAGGCCGCAAGGTCGTGTACGTACTGTTCATGGGGATTGCTGGAATTGCTTCTTTGTTTTTCGGACTTGCATCCACACCGTCTTCAATGGTCCTTTATGCGTGTATTATGTCGTTTTTTGGGACCGGCGCTTTCCCCGCTTTAAAGATGTCATACGCTGAGCAATATCCCACGCATGTGCGAACTACAGGGGCTGCGACTGTTGAAACAATTGGCAGACTCTTGGGAGGTGTCATCGGTTCCTATGCCATGCCCATTATTTTAAGCAACGGCGGATTATCAGACGGTACCGCAGTCATTGCTGCAGTCGCATTTGTCGCACTTGTGTTTGAAGTCGGATTTTCGAAAGAATCCAAAGGAGCGACTTTAGAGCAGTTAGAGGTGGCAATGCTTCAGTCAAAGTAA
- a CDS encoding AMP-binding protein — protein MSRLTDAIANYLHDSNKEIVHDSGNWYTAQQVHQDVQRLCSTMAASGVKQGERILVEYPNSYSFLITYLAILSYGAIAVPVNPSMPVAERQGFIERSNVRVGFMTVQKWNLLFGIPDHDDAAHAAVKLNTVFVSNADSERPHTVFTNNNGRWESSIVRSSENENLTIPVPDEDDVGVLLFTSGTTGAPKAVGLKHRHLFAAAQNVASAHELSSADTSYCVLPLFHINAQVVVLLSTCLSRGRLVLAEKFSAREFWPTIETHNISWVSVVPTIITILLNTPGPQTAPQGLRFVRSASAQLSVLHGRRFEQLFGIPVVQSYGMTEAASQICVNPLQQDKRKLGSVGLPVGVELQIVDDRGVPLAPQQTGNILIRGENVIDGYEETSNLNDFVDGWFNTGDVGYMDTEGYVFLTGRKKEIINRAGEKISPYEVEDVIRRHFDVSDAAVVGLPDALYGERVVAFAVLKDRLVPQDKVIEEIFELCRRTIAAFKCPSEIRIVDALPIGATGKVQRQALKTGAIHSHHEAQAFQM, from the coding sequence ATGTCTAGATTGACGGACGCAATTGCGAATTATCTGCACGATTCGAATAAGGAAATCGTACACGACAGTGGGAACTGGTACACTGCTCAACAAGTGCATCAGGATGTTCAGCGGCTCTGCAGCACCATGGCCGCCTCCGGTGTGAAGCAAGGCGAACGCATACTCGTAGAGTACCCCAATTCCTATTCCTTTCTCATTACGTATCTAGCCATCCTAAGCTATGGAGCAATTGCAGTTCCGGTAAACCCTAGCATGCCTGTAGCGGAGAGACAGGGGTTTATTGAACGCAGCAACGTTCGGGTTGGATTTATGACCGTACAAAAATGGAACCTGTTGTTCGGAATTCCGGATCATGACGATGCGGCCCATGCTGCCGTCAAACTGAATACGGTATTTGTTTCGAACGCTGACTCCGAACGTCCACATACAGTTTTCACCAACAACAATGGCCGTTGGGAGTCTAGCATTGTCCGCTCTTCAGAGAATGAGAATCTCACCATACCCGTGCCTGACGAAGATGATGTAGGAGTACTGCTCTTTACGTCCGGAACAACCGGCGCGCCCAAGGCCGTAGGATTGAAGCACAGGCATTTGTTTGCTGCAGCCCAAAATGTGGCGTCAGCTCATGAACTCTCTTCTGCTGATACATCCTACTGTGTTCTTCCCCTGTTTCACATCAATGCTCAAGTGGTCGTGCTCCTGTCGACCTGCCTCTCCAGAGGCAGGCTTGTCCTTGCGGAGAAATTTAGCGCCAGAGAATTTTGGCCGACAATTGAAACCCATAACATCAGTTGGGTCTCTGTGGTTCCGACCATCATTACAATTCTCTTGAACACACCAGGTCCGCAGACCGCGCCTCAAGGGCTCAGGTTTGTTCGCTCTGCGTCGGCCCAGCTTTCGGTACTTCACGGTCGGCGATTCGAACAGTTATTTGGTATTCCGGTCGTCCAATCTTACGGTATGACCGAGGCAGCCAGCCAAATATGTGTGAATCCATTACAGCAGGATAAACGAAAATTAGGGTCAGTCGGGCTGCCTGTTGGAGTCGAACTGCAGATAGTCGATGATCGCGGCGTACCCCTCGCTCCGCAACAGACGGGCAATATCCTCATCCGGGGGGAGAACGTGATTGACGGCTATGAGGAAACATCCAATTTAAATGACTTTGTTGACGGATGGTTTAACACCGGAGATGTCGGTTACATGGATACTGAAGGCTACGTATTTCTCACCGGTCGTAAGAAAGAGATCATCAACCGTGCCGGGGAGAAGATTAGCCCCTACGAAGTCGAGGACGTCATTCGGCGGCATTTCGACGTTTCCGACGCTGCCGTCGTAGGTCTTCCTGATGCACTCTATGGTGAACGGGTTGTGGCATTTGCTGTTCTCAAGGACAGACTTGTACCTCAAGACAAGGTAATTGAGGAGATATTCGAGTTATGTCGGCGTACAATTGCGGCCTTCAAGTGTCCATCCGAGATTCGAATTGTCGACGCGCTGCCCATCGGTGCAACCGGGAAAGTACAGCGCCAGGCACTAAAAACGGGGGCCATTCACTCACATCACGAGGCTCAAGCGTTCCAAATGTGA
- a CDS encoding DUF4178 domain-containing protein, with protein sequence MGLFSNLFKKNSQPAERRTLFNLQQGDIIYFDLENYEVVGKLTYNDSGYKWYDYHLQSPSKDLWLSVELDDELELGVYEKLPTTMGSPNDNKVDYDGRRYYRDEKGTAVIDEVWGKAGAVVGQRVTYWDFETEDEEHFLCFEQWGPDFEISKGYEVTEKEIEIISRT encoded by the coding sequence ATGGGTCTTTTTTCGAACTTATTCAAGAAAAATTCTCAGCCCGCAGAAAGGAGGACTCTTTTTAATCTACAGCAGGGTGACATTATTTATTTCGACTTGGAGAACTATGAGGTTGTAGGAAAACTGACGTACAATGACTCTGGCTACAAGTGGTATGACTACCACCTGCAAAGTCCGTCTAAGGACCTCTGGCTGTCTGTGGAGTTAGACGACGAGTTGGAGTTGGGTGTCTATGAAAAACTACCTACAACAATGGGTTCGCCCAACGACAATAAGGTTGATTATGATGGACGCAGGTACTACAGGGACGAGAAGGGTACCGCAGTCATCGATGAGGTGTGGGGGAAAGCCGGAGCTGTGGTCGGTCAGCGAGTCACATACTGGGATTTTGAAACGGAGGACGAAGAGCATTTTTTATGCTTTGAACAATGGGGTCCAGACTTTGAAATCAGCAAAGGATATGAGGTAACTGAGAAAGAAATTGAGATTATCTCAAGGACGTGA
- a CDS encoding PspA/IM30 family protein, producing MALFKRLKDVTLANINAILDKAEDPEKMVDQYLRDMEDDLVDVEKAVATAIANKMKFEKKVQDEKEMVEKREQQAMKALEQGNEDLARRALEDKKMHQDNLTSYENQYATTKASADKLQHQLQEMKHHYQQMLNKRDILKARAQTAKAEKEINQSMSGIGSDNAVKGFGRMEDRITQMEAEASASESMMDSNKSLDDELDALDKSNVDDELAALKAKMNKAKE from the coding sequence ATGGCACTATTTAAGCGGCTTAAAGATGTCACATTGGCTAATATTAATGCTATTTTGGATAAAGCAGAAGACCCAGAAAAGATGGTAGATCAGTATTTGCGCGATATGGAAGACGATCTCGTCGATGTAGAAAAAGCAGTTGCAACCGCTATCGCCAACAAAATGAAGTTTGAAAAGAAAGTTCAAGATGAAAAAGAAATGGTAGAAAAGCGTGAGCAGCAAGCAATGAAGGCACTGGAACAAGGAAATGAGGACCTTGCACGCAGAGCATTAGAAGATAAGAAGATGCACCAAGACAACCTCACCTCTTATGAAAATCAGTACGCAACGACAAAAGCGAGTGCGGATAAATTGCAACACCAACTACAGGAAATGAAGCACCACTATCAACAGATGCTGAACAAACGAGATATCCTAAAAGCTCGTGCACAAACGGCCAAAGCAGAGAAGGAAATTAACCAATCCATGTCCGGTATCGGCAGTGATAATGCCGTTAAAGGATTTGGTAGAATGGAAGACAGAATTACGCAGATGGAAGCTGAAGCCTCAGCCAGCGAATCCATGATGGATTCAAATAAGTCGTTAGACGACGAACTGGATGCGCTCGATAAGTCCAACGTCGACGACGAGCTGGCCGCACTCAAAGCTAAAATGAACAAGGCCAAGGAATAG
- a CDS encoding molybdopterin-dependent oxidoreductase has protein sequence MNTRYTMCPMNCHPTYCGMKVSVDETGEVHIISNRDHPESKGFLCQRGRNVHEIIDHPRRILHPLQRNSRESAWVQSNWDTIMERLGENLRRPERSAIWMGHGAVVSDVNRPLLFHFADTLGIKIWNPAVVCWGAGAYGLAATGVVETNTKEDVAANAEFILMWGWNVASQPTSAPFVVQAKKRGAQVTAVDCRRSEVQQIADEVLLVKPDSDAALALSMAHVIIREGYLNREFIKKHTVGFDEFAESIESYSPAWASKVTGLSERQIVELAKQYALSPASIIFMGASSMFKGQNGWLASRAIACLPALTGHVGKPGAGFGPRHRGFVKALDYAGLGPVPPSRESLPSHMENMLRVLQSGEIDTLFLFGTNFLSSFADARRVEAALTHVKCIVAHDIVMSRTMKQVADIVLPGTVWIEELGLKATDTYVYLMDKVREPVGQARSIADILSERLGNPQASFQTQKDVVNQLLKGLGKDITADSLRENGGKWPRQAESVGHSSLLFHTPSRKIEFASDLLESFGLARLPVPQFHRSHKTNQEERYPLSLRTGRSGTAFHSFYDEGRMLAKVYERERTPVLWLNTNDANARHIEDGMDVEIFNEKSSFQAKAFVSNSIIEGAVWIRDGWFGINHLTDGISPLPVTASEGLLPIQMPGGVKRIPGGQSSYVAKVDVRLSAPWTVMK, from the coding sequence ATGAATACTCGTTATACGATGTGCCCGATGAATTGTCACCCGACCTATTGCGGTATGAAGGTTAGCGTAGATGAAACTGGGGAAGTTCATATCATTTCGAATCGTGATCATCCAGAAAGTAAGGGGTTCCTTTGTCAACGTGGAAGGAATGTTCATGAAATCATCGATCATCCACGAAGGATTCTCCATCCATTGCAAAGAAACAGCCGCGAGTCAGCATGGGTTCAGTCAAATTGGGATACCATTATGGAACGCCTTGGGGAGAATCTGAGACGACCGGAACGAAGTGCGATTTGGATGGGGCACGGTGCAGTTGTTTCTGATGTGAATCGCCCGTTGCTGTTCCATTTCGCGGATACCCTTGGGATAAAGATTTGGAATCCTGCCGTAGTGTGTTGGGGTGCCGGGGCGTACGGACTGGCAGCCACTGGTGTTGTAGAAACGAACACAAAGGAAGATGTAGCGGCAAATGCGGAGTTTATCTTGATGTGGGGTTGGAACGTAGCCAGCCAGCCTACGTCGGCACCTTTTGTTGTCCAGGCAAAGAAACGGGGCGCACAGGTGACAGCTGTTGATTGCAGGCGGTCAGAAGTCCAACAAATTGCAGATGAAGTCCTGCTTGTGAAGCCGGATTCTGATGCGGCTTTAGCCCTTTCAATGGCACATGTCATCATTCGAGAAGGGTATCTGAACCGTGAATTCATCAAGAAACACACAGTTGGATTTGACGAGTTTGCAGAATCTATAGAATCTTATTCTCCTGCTTGGGCATCCAAGGTTACGGGTTTGTCGGAAAGACAAATTGTTGAATTAGCAAAGCAATATGCCTTGTCACCGGCATCTATCATATTCATGGGCGCAAGTTCCATGTTTAAGGGCCAAAATGGTTGGCTTGCCAGCAGGGCCATTGCATGTTTACCGGCTTTAACCGGACATGTAGGAAAACCAGGTGCCGGATTCGGTCCTAGGCATCGAGGGTTTGTCAAAGCCCTTGACTACGCGGGATTGGGTCCTGTCCCGCCATCAAGAGAAAGTCTGCCCTCGCATATGGAGAACATGCTAAGAGTCCTTCAAAGCGGCGAAATAGATACGCTGTTTCTGTTTGGTACCAATTTTCTGTCTTCCTTTGCAGATGCCCGGCGTGTAGAAGCCGCACTCACCCACGTAAAATGTATAGTCGCTCATGATATTGTTATGAGTCGGACCATGAAACAAGTTGCGGACATCGTATTGCCTGGGACAGTCTGGATTGAAGAGCTTGGTCTGAAGGCAACAGATACCTACGTGTATTTAATGGATAAGGTTCGGGAGCCTGTAGGACAGGCCCGTTCGATCGCCGATATTCTTTCTGAGCGCCTAGGTAACCCGCAAGCGTCCTTTCAGACTCAGAAAGACGTAGTCAATCAACTCTTGAAAGGTTTGGGTAAAGACATAACCGCAGATTCACTCCGTGAAAATGGTGGGAAATGGCCCCGACAAGCTGAATCTGTGGGGCATTCAAGTCTTCTATTTCATACACCTTCGCGCAAAATAGAGTTCGCGTCGGACTTGTTAGAATCCTTTGGCTTGGCCAGGCTTCCAGTTCCCCAGTTCCATCGCTCCCACAAGACAAATCAGGAGGAACGGTATCCTCTGAGTTTACGCACCGGACGTTCGGGGACGGCATTCCACTCCTTTTATGATGAAGGGAGGATGTTGGCGAAAGTGTATGAGCGGGAACGAACACCGGTTCTATGGCTGAACACCAATGATGCCAATGCGCGGCACATAGAAGATGGAATGGATGTCGAGATTTTCAACGAAAAATCTTCGTTTCAAGCAAAAGCATTTGTATCGAATTCCATTATTGAAGGAGCGGTTTGGATACGAGACGGCTGGTTTGGTATAAACCATTTAACCGACGGCATCTCGCCATTACCAGTCACAGCTTCCGAAGGCTTATTACCGATTCAAATGCCTGGAGGTGTTAAACGAATTCCTGGTGGTCAATCATCGTATGTTGCGAAGGTTGATGTACGGCTGAGCGCACCCTGGACAGTGATGAAATGA
- a CDS encoding DUF4247 domain-containing protein, whose translation MKKFLLPAVLAVVLLVSGCSPHSTISNKFPLVNVVQDNQGNTSKVYEAANETVPQVAQWLKKKNKPKEISKVDAKRMFLLYRSDLVQIEQDPKSPQNSLIEVSSQQFVKDHYDHSFLAGYLTASILDNMFGWHRYRSYPAGMGYDGYVTRSGRLAKNAGNSGGIRIESASTYNSRVRSGGPHAGK comes from the coding sequence TTGAAGAAGTTTCTGCTTCCAGCTGTGCTTGCAGTAGTACTGCTCGTATCCGGCTGCTCTCCCCACAGTACAATTTCAAATAAGTTCCCACTTGTAAACGTCGTTCAGGACAATCAAGGAAATACGTCGAAGGTTTATGAAGCGGCAAATGAGACAGTTCCTCAGGTTGCACAATGGTTAAAGAAAAAGAACAAACCCAAGGAAATAAGTAAAGTGGACGCCAAGCGGATGTTTTTGTTATACAGATCGGATTTGGTTCAAATCGAACAGGATCCAAAAAGTCCACAAAATAGTCTGATAGAAGTGTCTTCACAGCAGTTTGTGAAAGACCATTACGACCACTCGTTCCTAGCTGGATACTTAACAGCTTCTATCTTAGATAACATGTTTGGCTGGCATCGTTATCGATCTTATCCAGCTGGAATGGGATATGACGGATATGTAACGAGATCGGGAAGATTAGCCAAAAATGCCGGGAATTCTGGCGGTATTCGGATTGAGTCCGCGAGTACATACAACAGTCGTGTGCGAAGCGGAGGGCCTCATGCAGGAAAGTAA
- a CDS encoding DUF350 domain-containing protein: MSNPFVATLVYFIACGAFLLVSFFVIEVTTKYNDWEEIKKGNVSVSIATSGKLLGIANILRFAISGNDNIGQTLLWGLVGLVLLIFIYFLFNAVTPKINLDDAIAKDNRAVAILSFFISLSFSFIIGPSIT; this comes from the coding sequence ATGAGTAATCCTTTTGTGGCAACGCTGGTATATTTTATAGCTTGCGGCGCATTTCTGCTGGTTTCATTTTTCGTAATAGAGGTGACGACGAAGTACAACGATTGGGAAGAGATTAAAAAAGGAAATGTGTCTGTGTCTATCGCCACCAGCGGAAAGCTACTTGGCATTGCCAACATTCTTCGGTTTGCTATCTCCGGGAATGATAACATTGGACAAACCCTGCTTTGGGGACTCGTAGGCCTCGTCTTATTAATTTTCATCTATTTCCTGTTTAATGCAGTTACGCCCAAAATCAACCTAGATGATGCCATTGCAAAAGATAACCGGGCAGTCGCCATTTTAAGCTTTTTCATATCCCTCTCGTTCTCATTCATTATTGGTCCGAGTATCACTTAA